From Alteromonas sp. RKMC-009, one genomic window encodes:
- a CDS encoding uracil-xanthine permease family protein: MSANPELLYGLEDRPNLLKTSTAAFQHVLASFVGVITPTLIIAAALGLESHIPFLVSMALFVSGLGTVIQTKRIGRIGSGLVAVQGTSFAFVSALILAGTTVRSRGGSDDEVMAMLMGISMAGALVEVGLSFFIHRLKRLLSPVITGIVITSIGLSLIKVGMTDLAGGFGATDFGQINHVGLGLSVLFIIIFLNASSNLWLRLSAIFIGMALGTLCAWSFGNVSFSHLSDLPVLAFPAPFQYGIAFDFSLFLPVALIYLFSALETAGDLTANSVFCNQPIKGPVYIKRIQGGILGDGINSVLAACFNTFPNTTFGQNNGVIQLTGIASRRVGIAIGIFYLLSGIFPVIGGILQAIPKAVLGGATLVMFAMVAVGGLKILMQQTLNRRTSLITASALGMGMGVMMVPAMTNGFPDWLANIVASPVTMAGITAVFLDVILPETGKPLPKKHVFDNSPKEQKKLDPDLVQNTRLSHHEGAN, translated from the coding sequence GTGTCAGCAAACCCTGAATTGTTGTATGGTCTTGAAGACCGCCCCAACCTTCTGAAAACCTCCACGGCAGCATTTCAGCATGTCCTGGCGAGCTTTGTAGGGGTTATTACGCCCACACTGATTATCGCCGCAGCACTGGGTTTAGAATCACACATCCCGTTTCTGGTCAGTATGGCGTTGTTTGTCTCTGGCCTGGGAACGGTGATCCAGACCAAACGAATAGGCCGCATCGGCAGCGGACTGGTTGCCGTTCAGGGCACCAGTTTTGCTTTTGTCAGTGCGCTTATACTGGCCGGCACGACAGTGCGCAGCCGCGGGGGCAGCGACGATGAAGTAATGGCTATGCTGATGGGCATTTCTATGGCCGGCGCCCTGGTAGAAGTGGGCTTAAGCTTTTTTATTCACCGTCTTAAACGTCTGCTGAGCCCCGTCATCACCGGCATAGTGATTACATCTATCGGCTTGTCGCTGATTAAAGTAGGTATGACAGACCTTGCCGGCGGTTTCGGTGCCACTGATTTCGGTCAGATCAACCATGTTGGTTTGGGTTTATCCGTGCTTTTCATCATCATTTTCCTTAATGCATCATCGAACTTATGGCTGCGGCTAAGTGCTATTTTTATAGGCATGGCGCTGGGCACTTTGTGTGCGTGGAGCTTCGGCAATGTGTCATTTTCTCATTTGTCAGACCTGCCCGTTCTGGCGTTTCCGGCTCCTTTTCAATACGGTATTGCTTTCGACTTCAGCCTCTTCCTGCCCGTCGCGTTAATATACCTGTTCAGTGCCCTGGAAACCGCCGGCGATCTGACGGCTAACAGCGTATTTTGTAATCAGCCTATTAAAGGCCCGGTCTATATCAAACGTATTCAGGGCGGCATATTGGGTGATGGCATAAACTCAGTGCTGGCAGCCTGCTTCAACACATTTCCCAATACCACTTTCGGTCAAAATAACGGGGTGATTCAGTTAACCGGTATTGCCAGTCGACGCGTCGGCATTGCTATCGGCATTTTCTATCTGCTGTCAGGCATCTTTCCCGTTATCGGCGGAATTCTTCAGGCGATTCCCAAAGCCGTGCTTGGCGGCGCCACACTGGTCATGTTCGCTATGGTGGCAGTGGGCGGTCTGAAAATTCTGATGCAGCAAACTCTGAACAGACGAACCAGTTTGATAACAGCGTCGGCGCTGGGAATGGGTATGGGTGTAATGATGGTACCGGCGATGACGAATGGTTTTCCGGACTGGCTGGCAAACATCGTTGCCTCACCGGTCACCATGGCGGGGATCACTGCGGTATTTCTGGATGTGATTTTGCCGGAAACTGGCAAACCATTACCAAAAAAACACGTTTTTGACAATTCACCAAAAGAACAAAAGAAATTAGATCCCGATCTGGTGCAGAATACGCGCCTTTCGCACCATGAGGGTGCAAATTAA
- a CDS encoding TonB-dependent siderophore receptor has translation MKHTLFAVSPLAKAIAFGLVLAPASVFAQEANTPSDEEVEKIEVTGSLGSLPGQDVEAVFGFGKSILETPRSASTISSEQMERFNVSDIDELVAFAPGTFTQSFFGVAGSLDVRGNPGEAYFRGMKRLDNPGNYPTPIGASSRIDIVRGPASPIYGPSKIGGYLNFNPKSARASSGQYLDAPTGAMSYTHGTWDKSIVTAEVGGPASIAGKEMGYYVYGEVENSGSYYENSATDQSILQASFNIDLTDNLRVEFGGMYHKYDGNQVAGWNRLTQELVDNGTYITGTAQPLDTDGDGSISHEEYGAVNLAGNSFFYVPAASFTDSEATELMALENVGTTTLSGSQTLVAPDDQLVNEANTLYFDVIYYADSWEIKNQFFYDGYDNINENAYGFSQFHDSWVIEDKVVFSTEYETNSLLAQFQVSPSIRYTDFLHGDDFTYEYFNRRDLTMPSSALDRRLLATRSGMNYDNYDEGNYLDLGFAAMTDLTWDFGLNIVLGLRYDTIDIESTSREDLKLPAEQIVEGSTTPITEEETVDGVSWNTSISYTTPWGLIPYITVAEQATLVAGQGAEITVGQLNNADGSGAFDTSDLFEYGIKGSFLDDSLYFALSVYEQERTDYNSQAIVTNATTHNEGVELELRWVVNENLVVSAGYTNVEVINLTARENGSQFGFLGLEDLTGLEDPSLVLGGNVIGLNLVGEGTSNPKAKKAGIPDNIYTLTATYDFQNGFASSVSIIDADEAPSGFSGSVMLPAYTLVNAGLSYQTEQWDINFTVKNLTDERYFRANFPDLFGSQIVLPELPRHFNVKFGYKF, from the coding sequence ATGAAACACACTCTTTTTGCGGTATCTCCGCTTGCTAAAGCCATTGCATTTGGCCTGGTTTTAGCCCCGGCGTCGGTATTTGCTCAGGAAGCAAATACTCCTTCCGATGAAGAAGTTGAAAAAATTGAAGTGACCGGTTCACTGGGCAGCTTACCTGGCCAGGACGTTGAAGCCGTATTCGGTTTCGGTAAATCAATTTTAGAGACACCGCGTTCGGCTTCAACCATCAGCTCTGAGCAAATGGAGCGTTTCAATGTGTCAGACATTGATGAACTTGTGGCCTTCGCACCGGGTACATTTACCCAGTCATTCTTCGGTGTTGCAGGTTCACTGGATGTGCGTGGTAACCCCGGTGAAGCTTATTTCCGTGGCATGAAGCGTCTTGATAACCCGGGTAACTATCCTACCCCTATCGGTGCATCAAGCCGTATAGATATCGTTCGTGGTCCTGCTTCTCCCATCTACGGCCCGTCTAAAATTGGTGGTTACCTGAACTTTAACCCTAAATCAGCCCGTGCATCATCCGGCCAGTATCTGGATGCACCTACCGGCGCTATGTCATATACCCACGGAACATGGGATAAAAGCATTGTAACTGCTGAAGTTGGCGGTCCGGCTTCTATCGCAGGCAAAGAAATGGGTTATTACGTATATGGTGAAGTTGAGAATTCAGGAAGTTATTACGAAAACTCAGCCACAGATCAGTCTATCCTGCAGGCTTCATTCAACATTGATTTAACCGATAATCTGCGTGTTGAATTCGGTGGCATGTACCATAAGTACGATGGTAACCAGGTAGCAGGCTGGAACCGCCTGACTCAGGAGCTGGTAGACAACGGTACTTATATTACCGGTACTGCTCAACCTCTGGATACAGACGGTGACGGTTCTATCTCCCATGAAGAATACGGCGCAGTAAATCTGGCGGGTAACAGCTTCTTCTATGTACCGGCAGCTTCTTTCACTGATTCAGAAGCCACAGAGTTGATGGCGCTGGAAAACGTGGGTACTACCACACTAAGTGGTTCACAAACGCTGGTAGCGCCTGACGACCAGCTGGTCAATGAAGCCAACACCTTGTATTTCGATGTTATCTATTACGCTGACAGCTGGGAAATTAAGAACCAGTTTTTTTACGACGGCTATGACAACATCAACGAAAATGCCTACGGTTTCTCTCAATTCCACGACAGTTGGGTAATTGAAGACAAAGTAGTATTCTCTACGGAATATGAAACCAACTCACTGCTTGCACAGTTCCAGGTATCGCCTTCAATCCGCTATACCGACTTCCTGCACGGTGATGATTTCACTTATGAATACTTTAACCGTCGCGACCTGACCATGCCGTCTTCTGCACTGGACCGCCGTTTACTGGCAACCCGCAGTGGCATGAACTACGACAACTATGACGAAGGTAACTACCTGGACTTAGGTTTTGCAGCAATGACAGACCTGACCTGGGACTTCGGTCTGAACATCGTACTGGGTCTGCGTTACGATACCATTGATATCGAAAGTACGTCCCGCGAAGATCTGAAACTGCCTGCAGAACAGATTGTAGAAGGCAGCACTACACCAATCACTGAAGAAGAAACTGTTGATGGCGTGTCATGGAACACCAGTATCTCTTACACTACTCCATGGGGCCTGATCCCATACATTACAGTGGCTGAGCAGGCGACACTGGTTGCCGGTCAGGGTGCTGAAATTACTGTGGGTCAGCTTAACAATGCTGATGGCAGTGGTGCATTTGATACATCAGACCTGTTCGAATACGGTATTAAAGGTTCATTCCTGGACGACAGCCTGTACTTTGCATTGTCTGTTTATGAGCAGGAACGTACTGACTACAACAGCCAGGCCATTGTAACAAATGCGACAACTCATAACGAAGGTGTCGAGTTAGAACTGCGCTGGGTAGTAAATGAAAACCTGGTTGTTTCTGCCGGTTACACCAATGTTGAAGTTATCAACCTGACAGCCCGTGAAAATGGCAGCCAGTTTGGCTTCCTGGGTCTGGAAGACCTCACCGGTCTGGAAGATCCTTCACTGGTACTGGGCGGTAATGTTATCGGTCTGAACCTTGTGGGCGAAGGTACAAGTAATCCCAAAGCCAAGAAAGCCGGTATTCCGGATAACATCTACACACTGACAGCCACCTATGACTTCCAGAATGGTTTTGCCAGCAGTGTCAGCATCATTGATGCAGATGAAGCACCTTCCGGTTTCTCGGGTTCAGTGATGTTGCCGGCTTATACGCTGGTAAACGCAGGCCTGTCTTACCAGACAGAGCAATGGGATATCAACTTCACTGTTAAAAACTTAACGGATGAGCGCTACTTCCGCGCGAACTTCCCTGACCTGTTCGGTAGCCAAATCGTGTTACCTGAACTGCCTCGTCACTTCAACGTGAAGTTTGGTTATAAGTTCTGA
- a CDS encoding purine nucleoside permease — protein sequence MKNTVSAILGFCLLSLTTLSHAAVPLKVKAVVVTMFEIGEDEGDKAGEFQMWKERYGLDTRFPFPQSFHDIYANEDKGVLAIVTGMGTARASAAIMALGLDPRFDLTEAYWLVAGIAGMDPEDGTIGSAVWTRHLVDGDLAHEIDAREIPADWPSGYFPLFANGPQTDAGRPAVNGEMYKLNTGLSEWAFNMTKSLKLMDTEAMAELRARYKNYPNARTTPKVMIGDHLAASTFWHGKLLNDWANDWVSLWTRGEGNFMTSGMEDTGSYQSMIYLDRAGKADKNRIMVLRTASNFTMQPEGLTAAENLAMERENGGYAAMVPSLEAAYLAGSTVINELVENWDKYQKHIPGE from the coding sequence GTGAAAAATACTGTGTCAGCCATTCTTGGTTTCTGCCTGCTCAGTCTTACCACCCTCAGCCACGCTGCTGTACCGTTAAAGGTGAAAGCCGTGGTCGTTACGATGTTTGAAATCGGTGAAGACGAAGGTGATAAAGCCGGCGAATTTCAAATGTGGAAAGAACGTTATGGCCTGGATACCCGTTTTCCTTTCCCCCAGTCTTTCCACGACATCTACGCCAATGAAGACAAAGGTGTGCTTGCCATCGTAACAGGCATGGGCACTGCACGTGCTTCTGCAGCCATTATGGCACTGGGGCTGGACCCCCGTTTTGACTTAACCGAAGCCTACTGGCTGGTTGCCGGTATTGCCGGCATGGATCCAGAGGACGGTACAATCGGTTCCGCAGTCTGGACACGCCATCTGGTGGATGGTGATCTTGCCCATGAAATCGATGCCAGAGAAATACCTGCTGACTGGCCTTCAGGCTATTTCCCTTTATTCGCAAACGGCCCGCAAACCGATGCCGGCCGCCCGGCTGTTAACGGTGAAATGTACAAGCTGAATACCGGTTTAAGTGAATGGGCATTCAATATGACGAAATCGCTGAAACTTATGGACACTGAAGCCATGGCTGAATTGCGTGCACGTTATAAAAACTATCCCAACGCGCGGACCACGCCAAAAGTCATGATCGGTGATCATCTGGCGGCTTCCACTTTCTGGCATGGCAAACTGCTGAATGACTGGGCTAACGACTGGGTATCATTATGGACCCGTGGTGAAGGCAACTTTATGACTTCCGGTATGGAAGATACCGGCAGTTACCAGTCGATGATTTATCTGGACCGTGCGGGCAAAGCCGACAAGAACCGTATTATGGTGCTGCGCACAGCAAGTAACTTCACTATGCAGCCGGAAGGACTGACTGCCGCAGAGAATTTGGCGATGGAACGTGAAAACGGTGGCTATGCGGCGATGGTACCGTCACTGGAAGCGGCCTATCTTGCTGGCAGTACGGTGATAAATGAACTGGTTGAAAACTGGGATAAATATCAGAAACACATCCCGGGAGAATAA
- a CDS encoding adenosine deaminase, which yields MSLKTLIRALPKAELHLHIEGTLSPSLMWELAQRHGVELPYQSVADIEAAYQFSDLQSFLDLYYAGADVLRTEDDFYQLMMAYLLKCKEENIVHAEIMFDPQTHTERHVSYRTFMTGFLKAIREAQEGWGMSVKLILSFLRHLSEESAIQTLQDAEPWYDNIDAVGLDSSELGHPPEKFERVFSQARSLGFKVVAHAGEEGPPEYIWQAINLLNIDRIDHGVRCSEDDELLALIKHRQIPLTVCPLSNLKLCVIDDMAKHNILSLLEEGLLVTVNSDDPTYFGGFMNENFDALESALGMNEEQLRKLVKNSFTASFLSEEEKLHWHDAVEAVQ from the coding sequence ATGTCGCTAAAAACGTTAATCCGTGCTCTGCCTAAAGCAGAACTGCATTTACATATCGAAGGTACATTGTCACCGTCTCTGATGTGGGAGCTGGCACAACGCCATGGCGTAGAATTGCCGTATCAGTCTGTTGCGGATATCGAAGCTGCTTATCAGTTTTCAGACTTGCAGAGCTTTCTTGATTTGTATTACGCCGGTGCGGATGTGCTGCGTACTGAGGACGATTTCTATCAACTGATGATGGCATACCTGCTGAAATGTAAGGAAGAAAACATTGTTCATGCTGAGATCATGTTTGATCCGCAAACGCACACGGAACGTCATGTATCTTACCGGACATTTATGACGGGTTTCCTGAAAGCCATCAGAGAGGCGCAGGAAGGCTGGGGAATGAGTGTGAAACTTATCCTCTCATTTTTACGCCATCTGAGTGAAGAGTCAGCCATTCAGACATTGCAGGATGCAGAGCCCTGGTACGACAATATTGATGCAGTGGGTCTGGACAGTTCAGAACTGGGACATCCTCCTGAAAAGTTTGAACGGGTTTTCAGTCAGGCCCGCTCTCTTGGTTTTAAAGTCGTTGCCCACGCCGGTGAAGAGGGGCCGCCTGAGTATATCTGGCAAGCTATCAATCTGCTCAATATCGACAGGATTGATCACGGTGTGCGGTGCAGCGAAGATGACGAGCTGCTGGCGCTCATCAAACACAGGCAAATCCCCCTGACAGTTTGTCCGCTGAGCAATCTGAAACTGTGTGTCATAGATGATATGGCGAAGCACAATATTCTGTCGTTACTGGAAGAAGGACTGCTGGTAACAGTAAATTCTGACGACCCCACGTATTTCGGTGGTTTCATGAATGAGAACTTTGACGCCCTGGAATCTGCACTGGGGATGAATGAAGAGCAGTTACGTAAGCTGGTGAAAAACAGTTTTACAGCCAGTTTCCTGTCTGAGGAAGAAAAGCTTCACTGGCATGATGCTGTGGAAGCAGTGCAGTAG
- a CDS encoding NCS2 family permease, giving the protein MSHALLERLFKLQAHGTNVKTEVIAGLTTFAAMSYILVVNPGILGLSGMPVEGLITVTALAACVGSLLMAAMTNYPVALAPGMGLNAFFTFTICMGRDVPWEAALGIVFWNGILFLLLTLTGVRTKVAEAVPPSLKVGVQCGIGLFIAFIGLKNAGLVVDNPATFVSLGDLSDPAVLLAFAGILLTIVVVMRNVTGGILLSIIILSVAGTFIPSGDGYLTNHPDAFFGMPDPIDDTFFAMDIWYPIEHFGETWDLIFALMFVNMFDTIGTLIGVSRRANLLDEKGKLPKIGSAMTADATASVAGAALGTSPVTSYVESAAGVSAGGRTGLTAIVTALCFLFALFLTPLMKVIPLMATTPALIMVGILMMDSIRQLDFDDLGALATASVALLAMPLTFSISEGIALGFITYVVTMAGSGRYKEVSKITYILALVFLLRYIFDLK; this is encoded by the coding sequence ATGTCACACGCTTTATTGGAACGCCTGTTTAAGCTGCAGGCACATGGTACAAATGTTAAAACCGAAGTCATCGCCGGTTTAACAACCTTTGCTGCGATGTCTTATATTCTGGTCGTAAACCCGGGCATTCTGGGGCTGAGCGGTATGCCCGTAGAAGGCCTTATTACTGTTACCGCCCTCGCCGCCTGTGTGGGTAGTTTGCTGATGGCTGCCATGACAAATTACCCGGTGGCACTGGCTCCCGGCATGGGCCTGAATGCGTTCTTCACTTTTACCATTTGTATGGGCCGTGACGTTCCCTGGGAAGCGGCGTTGGGTATCGTATTCTGGAACGGCATCTTGTTCCTTCTGCTCACCCTGACCGGCGTCCGGACGAAGGTTGCAGAGGCTGTGCCGCCCTCACTGAAAGTCGGCGTGCAGTGCGGTATCGGTCTGTTTATCGCTTTTATCGGATTAAAAAATGCCGGTCTGGTAGTGGATAATCCGGCGACGTTCGTCAGCTTAGGAGATTTATCCGACCCTGCTGTACTGCTTGCTTTTGCCGGTATTCTTCTGACCATCGTGGTAGTAATGCGCAACGTTACAGGGGGCATTCTGCTCTCTATCATTATTCTTTCCGTTGCCGGTACATTCATCCCCTCCGGTGACGGTTATCTCACTAACCATCCCGATGCTTTCTTTGGCATGCCGGATCCCATTGACGATACTTTCTTTGCTATGGATATCTGGTATCCCATCGAACATTTTGGTGAAACCTGGGACCTGATTTTTGCATTAATGTTTGTGAATATGTTCGACACCATCGGCACCCTCATCGGCGTGTCGCGACGTGCTAATCTGCTGGATGAAAAGGGCAAATTGCCTAAAATTGGCAGTGCGATGACCGCTGATGCGACCGCCAGTGTAGCCGGTGCAGCACTGGGTACATCACCGGTCACCAGTTATGTGGAGTCGGCTGCGGGTGTTTCCGCAGGAGGCCGTACAGGATTAACTGCCATCGTTACTGCACTGTGTTTTCTGTTTGCGTTATTCCTGACTCCGCTGATGAAAGTCATTCCTCTGATGGCAACGACACCGGCACTCATCATGGTGGGGATCCTGATGATGGATTCCATCCGCCAGCTTGATTTCGATGATCTCGGCGCTTTGGCAACCGCTTCCGTGGCCCTGCTGGCAATGCCGCTAACATTTAGTATTTCAGAAGGTATTGCATTGGGATTCATTACCTATGTGGTCACCATGGCCGGCAGTGGCAGATACAAAGAAGTGAGTAAAATAACCTATATTCTCGCGCTGGTTTTCCTGCTCAGATACATCTTTGATTTGAAATAA
- a CDS encoding RidA family protein: MFKTRSMVTLLLTLPLVTSSMAAGITRFASSSPDAPFSVATQVGNTVYLSGQLPLDKQGKMADNMTAQARQVMDNVKSAAAVAGLTMNDIFKCTVMIDDISQWGDFNKVYVTYFEKGKLPARSAFGADGLAMGAMLEVECMGYKHME, encoded by the coding sequence ATGTTTAAAACCCGCAGTATGGTCACCTTACTCCTCACTCTTCCTCTGGTAACCAGTTCCATGGCAGCCGGTATCACCCGTTTTGCCTCATCATCGCCGGATGCGCCTTTTTCTGTTGCCACTCAGGTGGGCAATACCGTGTATCTGTCCGGTCAGCTACCTCTGGATAAGCAAGGCAAGATGGCAGATAACATGACGGCTCAGGCCCGCCAGGTCATGGATAATGTTAAGTCGGCAGCAGCGGTTGCCGGCCTGACAATGAATGATATTTTTAAATGCACGGTAATGATTGACGATATCAGTCAATGGGGAGACTTTAACAAGGTATACGTTACCTACTTTGAAAAAGGCAAGTTACCTGCGCGCAGCGCTTTCGGCGCTGACGGTCTGGCGATGGGAGCTATGCTGGAAGTGGAATGCATGGGCTACAAGCACATGGAATAA